GCGACTGGGCGGGAAGTTGTCCATCAGGCGTTTGATAGACTCGTAGATCTGCTGGTCGGTGACCTTGCTTTCTAGAGTGTAGCGACGGGTGCCCCAGCCGCGCCAGACGAGCTCCTTGCTGCGAGCGTCGGCGATGTCCATCAGCAAGGTGCCTTCTTCGCGGGTGGTGATGTAGGTGCTGGGGTAGCCGCCGATGTAGACCCAGGAGCTGCGTCGGTAAGTGTTGGTATAGTAGACGTTGCTGTAGGTGACGCTGTCGATGACTTGCTTCGAGGTGCCGTGGATGGACACCAGAATGTCCGCCTTCTCGGGCGAGTCCACCTGCTGGTAGCCCATGCGGCCGAGTCGGGAAGCCGCTTCGTTGAGCAGGTTCTTGCGCAGAATGGGGCTCATGGGGGACAGGCTCTCGGGCCGCACGATGGCGAAGGTACGGATTTGCTCGAAGTTGTAGGCGGAGTCGAACTCGTAGCCCACGTTGGCCACGGATGGCGGCGGCATGGTGGCGCAGCCTCCGAGCAAGAGAGAAAGGAAGGCCAAGGCGGCCAGGCCGCGAAGGCGCGTTTTGCTGAGGAAGCCAGCGAGGGCGAGTGTTTTCATTGCGGTGATGGTTAATTGGGTGAACGAGGCGGGTGTGAAGCCGTTTTTTTAACCGACTGCCGCCGCGTTTCGTTCTTTGATCGTGTAGTGAGATTGCTAGGACACGGAGCGCGGGGCGCTTGGTTCCGCAGGGGCGCTTTTTTCGTGCATGTGCACCACCCGCTGAGGGAAGGGAATTTCGATGCCCTCCGCGTCGAAGAGCTTTTTTACGTCTCGCATGAGGGTGTTTCTCAGATCGAGAAACTGGGTACGCTCGCACCAGGCGCCGAGGGTGAAGTTGAGCGAGGAGTCGCCGAAGCCGCGGAAGATGACGACGGGCGCCGGCTCGTCTAGGCAGAAGGTGTTGGAATCGGCGGCTTTTTTCAGGGTGCGGATGACGTGGTCGATGTCCTCCTTGTAGGCGACTCCGACTTCGATGTCGAGGCGGCGTACCGGGAATTTGGTGACAGTGGTGACCTGGGCTTTGACCATGGTTTCGTTTGGGATGCGCACGAACTGGTTGTCGAACTGGCGCAGCTTCACCGAAAGCAGGTCGATTGAGAGCACGATGCCGGTGGTGTCGCCCACTTTGATGACGTCGCCGATGGAGAACGGTTTTTCTCCGTAGAGAAAAAGGCCGCTGATGATGTTCGAAAGGCTGGTTTGGGAGGCGAAGCCGACCGCCACGGAAACGATGCCCGCGGCCCCGAGCAAGGCCCCGAGCTTGAAGCCGAACTCCAGCATCACGCTCACCGCGATGCTGATAAGACCGGCGAAGAGGATCGCTTTTTGCACGATGAGGCCGACGTGCTGGCTGAAGCGTTTTTTGATGAAGCGGCCTCCCAGTCTGGAGAGGGCGAAGCACAGCGGCAGTCCGATGAGGATGAGGAAAGCGAGGCGCAGGCTGGTTTCCCAGGCGTTTGGTCCGACGGTTTCCTCCACGGTTTGGGTGATTTCCGAGATGTCTGCGAGCGGTAGGGGCATCAGGCGTTGTGAAATAGATTTTTGAATACGAAGTGATCCAGGAAGGAGGCAGACTTTGGCGACTTGGCGGGCTCGCGCATGAGCTTGCCTCCCTTGGCCTCGCCGGGACGCTCGCTCTCGTAGGTGACCCGACTGGGCAGGTCCTTGCCGAGAAACTCCACGTTAAGCGAGGTGGTCCAAAGGTGTTCCTTGGTCTCGTAGATGGCGAGGTGTTCCGGGGCTACGCGGATCTTCTCCAGCGGCAGAGCCTCTTCGGAGCGGTTGCGGGTGGAGAAGCGGCAGACCGCTCGGAGCGGCTCGTCGTCCAAATCCTCCAGGCTGCGTCGCGCCCGGCTTTTCAAGGCGTAGCAGAGCTCTCCTTCGAAGTTCGTCCCGTACCAGGTGTTGGAAAGCTTTTGGGTGCAAAAGACCTCGAGGGGCGACAGATCGCTGGCGGATTTGCCTGCGGAAACCTCCACCCACACGGGCAGGCTCACGAAAAGGGAAACCTGAGCGTTGGGCGGCACGATGACTGGCGTGCGCGTTTTCACCACGATCGGCCGATCCGGCAGGGCGGGCTTGAACGCGATGTGGTCGTCGGAAAGGCTTAAGGCCCAGCGCTTCCAGTCCAGCCCAAGGGGCAAGCTGTTGACCGGCTGGGGCGACGTCGCAAGGTTCGGTTGGTCTCGGTCCACGCTGTGGGCCAGCATGAGGTCTTCCTTGAGGCGTTGGGCGTAGATGGAGAAGGCGCTCGCTCGCCAAACCACGGGTTGAGCGTCTTGCAGTTTAGCGTGAGTCCAGCGCGGCGGCGCGGTTTGGGCGGAGTTTGGCTGGTTCGGGTTTTGAAGGCCGCTTGAGGGAGGAGCCATTTGGAAAGGTTTAGGTTGAAATAAGCCGGTCGCTTCCATCGCCGCGCTTGAAGCGTTTTTGGTAAAACGGGTCTCGGCGGGCGGCGGAGAAAGGCGCGTGGCCGAGAATTTCGAACCCCATCAGACGCCTCGTCAATGATATCCGTAAGGGCGGTTGCGGATTTCGCAGAGCGAGGACCAGGGCGACCAAGGTCCTCGCTTCATAGCCTATCCGCTCTCGACAAGCTTATGCCTGAGAAAGCTGGGTGGGACGCTCGAACTCCTCGCTGAAGAGCTTGCGCAGTTTGGCTCGGGCTCGGGTGAGATCGCACAGGATGGTTCCGCGCGGCGTGTCGAGGCGTTCGCCGATTTCGCGGGCGGTGTAGCCTTCGACCACGTTGAGGTAGAGCGACTGGCGCTCCCGTGGGTTGAGCTGGGCCAGGGCGGACTCCATGTCGACGCTGTATCCGAAATCTTGATGTGTGTGCGGCTCTGGCGCTCCCTCCAGTGGGGAGAAGGACACCACCTTCTGGCGACGCAGCTGGTCGTACCAGAGGTTGCGGATGGAGGTGAAGAGAATGCGGCGGTTGGCGACTTCTCCGTATTTGCTGAGCAACTTCATCCACGACTGTTGCACGAGATCTTGAGCGTCGCTTTCGTTTTGAGAGAGAGAGTAGGCGTATTGACGAGCGGCTCGGACGAGCTGCTCGGTGGTGAGTTGGGGGTGGTTGGTTTCCGTTTTCATGTGTCAGTTGGCTTAGGCGAGAATGTCGCGCATGAGTTCAGGTGTTTGTTTGATTTGTTGAAGCGTGAAGCGAGGGGTGATGTGTTTTGGGCAGTTCCAATCGAATGCTTGTATCTTAAGCGTGAATACGCGTTCGATTTTTGCGGAGCGCTCCTCTTGTTTCAGAGAGGCCGCGAAATCCGGTAGTTCGTCCAGCGTTTGCGTCGTCGCGGTGGCCCAGATCTTGAGCCGTTGCTGTTGGGCGTAATCGATCAGAAAGAGACAGGCCTTGGCGTTATCGAGCAGATTGCCGGCGCTGATGTACTGTCGGTTTCCGCTGTAGTCGGCGAAGCGCAAGGTGGTGTCGTCCACCACCTGCAGGAATCCCGTCGGCCCGCCGCGATGTTGCAGGTAGGGCCAGCCGTTTTCGCCGACTGTGGAAAGGTAGAAGTGATCGCGCGAGGCGATGAAGGCGATTTCCGCAGGGCCGAGCTGATATCGATCCACCGCTTCTGCCCGTTGGTAGGCTTTGCGCGAAGCGTTTTCCTCCTGGAGTTGTTTGACGGTGTTGCTGAAGGTGAGCAGGGCGAAATTCTTTGGCATGGCGGGGAAATGGGTTGGGCGGGATGCGGGAGAGCCGTTGGCGACTCTCCCGCGGTTGCTATGTTCTTCCTGGTCCCTCGACTAAAAGGTGATGATCTGGCGTCCGTCCTTCTGCAGCTGATAGAAGCTCGGCAGTCCGGAGGTGCCGGGAACGGGGTTGCCCTTGATGAGGGCGAAGCCGTTTTTCTCCGCTTCCTCGGTGCCGCCGAAGACGTCGGCGCAGCCGCAGGAGACCCCGTCGACCTTGTCCGATACGGCTTGGAAGAGCTCGTAGGCGATGTGATCCTCCTTGGTCAATTCCGCTACCCAGCGGGTGGCGGCTCCTTGGAATTGGATGATCACGTCCGCTCCCGCCTGCTTGTAGTCGTAGGCGGCGGCGAGAGCGTTGAATACGCGGCCAAGGGCTTCTTCGGATCCGGAGTTAGGATCGGATAATATGACGATTGCTGTTTTCATAGTGTGTTTCTTTGTGTGAATAGTTGTTTTAGAAAAATGGATACGATTGCTTTCAGAACAGCGTGCGTTCCGATTCTTGGATACGCAGGTCGTTGATGCTTGCTTCGCGGCGTCGCATCTGTCCGTTAGCGGCGAACTCCCACATCTCGTTTCCGTGAGAGCGGTACCACTGGTTGCTGTCGTCGCGCCATTCGTAGATGAAGGTCACCGCGATGCGGTTTTCGGTGAAGGCCCACAGCGTTTTCTTGAGCTTGTAGTCCAGCTCCCGCTGCCACTTGCG
This genomic window from Pelagicoccus sp. SDUM812003 contains:
- a CDS encoding DUF4136 domain-containing protein; protein product: MKTLALAGFLSKTRLRGLAALAFLSLLLGGCATMPPPSVANVGYEFDSAYNFEQIRTFAIVRPESLSPMSPILRKNLLNEAASRLGRMGYQQVDSPEKADILVSIHGTSKQVIDSVTYSNVYYTNTYRRSSWVYIGGYPSTYITTREEGTLLMDIADARSKELVWRGWGTRRYTLESKVTDQQIYESIKRLMDNFPPSR
- a CDS encoding mechanosensitive ion channel family protein — translated: MPLPLADISEITQTVEETVGPNAWETSLRLAFLILIGLPLCFALSRLGGRFIKKRFSQHVGLIVQKAILFAGLISIAVSVMLEFGFKLGALLGAAGIVSVAVGFASQTSLSNIISGLFLYGEKPFSIGDVIKVGDTTGIVLSIDLLSVKLRQFDNQFVRIPNETMVKAQVTTVTKFPVRRLDIEVGVAYKEDIDHVIRTLKKAADSNTFCLDEPAPVVIFRGFGDSSLNFTLGAWCERTQFLDLRNTLMRDVKKLFDAEGIEIPFPQRVVHMHEKSAPAEPSAPRSVS
- a CDS encoding DUF432 domain-containing protein, which produces MAPPSSGLQNPNQPNSAQTAPPRWTHAKLQDAQPVVWRASAFSIYAQRLKEDLMLAHSVDRDQPNLATSPQPVNSLPLGLDWKRWALSLSDDHIAFKPALPDRPIVVKTRTPVIVPPNAQVSLFVSLPVWVEVSAGKSASDLSPLEVFCTQKLSNTWYGTNFEGELCYALKSRARRSLEDLDDEPLRAVCRFSTRNRSEEALPLEKIRVAPEHLAIYETKEHLWTTSLNVEFLGKDLPSRVTYESERPGEAKGGKLMREPAKSPKSASFLDHFVFKNLFHNA
- a CDS encoding RNA polymerase sigma factor — encoded protein: MKTETNHPQLTTEQLVRAARQYAYSLSQNESDAQDLVQQSWMKLLSKYGEVANRRILFTSIRNLWYDQLRRQKVVSFSPLEGAPEPHTHQDFGYSVDMESALAQLNPRERQSLYLNVVEGYTAREIGERLDTPRGTILCDLTRARAKLRKLFSEEFERPTQLSQA
- a CDS encoding pyridoxamine 5'-phosphate oxidase family protein, coding for MPKNFALLTFSNTVKQLQEENASRKAYQRAEAVDRYQLGPAEIAFIASRDHFYLSTVGENGWPYLQHRGGPTGFLQVVDDTTLRFADYSGNRQYISAGNLLDNAKACLFLIDYAQQQRLKIWATATTQTLDELPDFAASLKQEERSAKIERVFTLKIQAFDWNCPKHITPRFTLQQIKQTPELMRDILA
- a CDS encoding DsrE family protein, whose translation is MKTAIVILSDPNSGSEEALGRVFNALAAAYDYKQAGADVIIQFQGAATRWVAELTKEDHIAYELFQAVSDKVDGVSCGCADVFGGTEEAEKNGFALIKGNPVPGTSGLPSFYQLQKDGRQIITF
- a CDS encoding nuclear transport factor 2 family protein, translated to MTNTAVESRPPLPPFSLETAKAKVQAAEDAWNSRDPKKVSLAYTPDTVWRNRSEFLQGRDQVQAFLERKWQRELDYKLKKTLWAFTENRIAVTFIYEWRDDSNQWYRSHGNEMWEFAANGQMRRREASINDLRIQESERTLF